The proteins below are encoded in one region of Candidatus Binatia bacterium:
- a CDS encoding ATP-binding cassette domain-containing protein: MLRPFEREIKSPFALLRFGARGATGDFVMIFLMMLLVALGNMVTPIVTGEVMGPITADARTNDLVALLGLMFVVGGAGVAFGFVEAIAGLRVEGRMGNSIQTAVWLKLLDLPMNFFERYVIGDLVNRADGVDSLRSLLSSSLTRTVLHAISGLTSVALLIYYNWKITVAVAGLATIYLAATIPAGFIFLSLKRKIQGLSGQTEGLIFQLLTNQTKIRMAGAEKIAFSRWSELYEEMQHCTYRDRLVNLCLNLIKGVLQTLALAMILLIVGIESGAFQSFFSVPSSLTEINRNPLIRIMPTASFVAFNVAMGQFMGSIFALGETVMTLLTAVPLYQRVKPILEAMPEASDAQRIQLPAIRGRIAFKGVTYRYRESEPNILENFSFHVEPGEMVALVGESGAGKSTVIRLLLAFDSPQKGSILLDDTPLAQLDPKSLRAQFGVVMQDAQLIAGSILENIAGGTNLTEEDAMDAAGLAGLDKDLAGMPMGLQTVVMEGAGTISGGQRQRILIARALARRPSLILFDEATSALDNESQAQVTESIAELAVSRVVIAHRLSTIVASDRICYVGEGRVLEQGTYSELMAINGRFAELARRQLT; this comes from the coding sequence TTGCTGCGCCCGTTCGAGCGGGAGATAAAGTCCCCCTTCGCACTTCTTCGCTTCGGGGCACGCGGTGCCACCGGCGATTTCGTGATGATCTTCCTGATGATGTTGTTGGTGGCCTTGGGTAACATGGTCACACCGATTGTCACCGGCGAAGTCATGGGCCCGATTACCGCAGATGCTCGGACGAACGACCTGGTCGCATTGCTCGGGCTGATGTTCGTGGTCGGAGGAGCCGGGGTCGCCTTCGGGTTCGTAGAGGCAATTGCCGGGCTCCGCGTCGAGGGCCGCATGGGCAATTCGATCCAGACGGCCGTGTGGCTCAAGCTCCTCGATCTACCGATGAATTTTTTCGAGCGCTACGTCATCGGCGACCTGGTAAACCGTGCGGATGGCGTCGACTCGCTGCGTTCCCTTCTGAGCAGTTCCCTGACACGCACGGTTCTCCATGCGATCTCCGGCCTTACCAGTGTCGCTTTGCTGATCTACTATAACTGGAAGATCACGGTTGCCGTTGCAGGCCTCGCCACCATCTACCTCGCCGCCACGATTCCGGCCGGCTTCATTTTCCTTTCCCTCAAGAGGAAAATCCAGGGCCTGTCGGGCCAGACCGAGGGCCTGATCTTTCAGCTCCTGACGAACCAGACCAAGATACGAATGGCGGGTGCTGAGAAAATCGCATTTAGCCGATGGTCTGAGCTTTACGAGGAGATGCAGCACTGCACCTACCGCGATCGGCTGGTCAACCTGTGCCTCAACCTGATCAAGGGCGTGCTCCAAACTCTGGCCCTCGCCATGATTCTGCTGATCGTCGGGATCGAGTCGGGAGCCTTCCAGTCCTTCTTCTCCGTGCCGTCGAGTCTCACCGAAATCAACCGGAATCCGCTGATCCGGATCATGCCAACGGCCTCTTTCGTCGCCTTCAACGTCGCGATGGGCCAATTCATGGGCTCGATCTTCGCCCTCGGTGAAACGGTAATGACCCTGCTGACGGCCGTGCCACTCTACCAGCGAGTCAAGCCAATTCTTGAGGCAATGCCGGAAGCTTCCGATGCCCAGCGGATTCAATTGCCCGCCATTCGCGGACGAATCGCCTTCAAAGGGGTGACCTACCGCTACCGGGAATCCGAACCCAACATTCTGGAGAATTTCAGCTTTCATGTAGAGCCTGGCGAAATGGTCGCCCTGGTCGGAGAGTCAGGTGCTGGCAAGAGCACGGTGATCCGGCTCTTGCTTGCGTTTGATTCCCCACAGAAAGGATCAATTCTTCTCGACGACACGCCGCTTGCCCAACTCGATCCGAAGTCTCTTCGCGCGCAGTTCGGTGTGGTGATGCAGGATGCGCAGCTGATCGCAGGAAGCATCCTGGAGAACATCGCAGGCGGTACGAACCTGACCGAAGAGGATGCCATGGACGCAGCGGGCCTCGCGGGTCTCGACAAGGACCTCGCGGGGATGCCGATGGGTCTGCAGACCGTCGTGATGGAGGGGGCAGGAACGATCTCGGGCGGGCAGCGCCAGAGGATCCTCATCGCTCGAGCCCTCGCAAGACGGCCAAGCCTGATCCTTTTCGACGAGGCCACCAGCGCGCTCGACAACGAGTCGCAGGCGCAGGTTACGGAGTCCATCGCAGAGTTGGCGGTTTCAAGGGTCGTGATCGCGCATCGCCTGAGTACGATCGTGGCATCAGACCGCATTTGCTACGTCGGCGAGGGCCGCGTGCTGGAGCAGGGAACCTACTCGGAGCTCATGGCAATCAATGGCCGCTTCGCAGAGCTTGCACGCCGTCAGCTTACCTAG
- a CDS encoding NHLP family bacteriocin export ABC transporter peptidase/permease/ATPase subunit, protein MPGNWWQQIASSLSGSSKRARTPTVIGIEAVECGAVSLSSILAYYGCWVPLEELRVETGVSRDGANARNILVAARVYGLNASGERCTAEEVLEKKLPAIAFWNRNHFLVVQGETRKGVHLMDPARGQICVSREEFKQHFSEILLVFEPTDTLKKRPPPPGILQMLLPRLAGSGDAVAMIAIATLLLVVPALVVPAILSSFIDDVIGRDFQSWLFPLVCAIFSIAIVNAVLDGLRCLYIARLEIKLSVALSAELVWRVLRLPPAFFSQRYVGDVSARVQACSRVAGLLSGPIALNAIHLLTTGVYGVAMFLLAWPLALISLMSALLNALAYKAAAGQLYDLNMNLVTKSAKLRGAGMNGLRAMETLKASGTEQAFFRVWAGYQTNSVVGRQQLGRVSLLLGISSTVISLFTRVLVLGVGAWRILDGEMSAGSLVAFQFLMGQFEGPIVSLVGFGAQLQHAKGDLARIDDVLRAEIDLATKVPQRDVDAPATKLAGSIQLKGISYRFDSLSPNLIENLNLDVKPGQRIALVGPSGCGKTTIGKLIAGLYQPSAGEVLFDGKPRTEIARETFTSSVAVVDQDIFLFSGSVSENISLWDPTISSAAIVEAARDASVDEMISAKAGGYSALVSEGGSNLSGGQRQRIEIARALVRHPTICILDEATAALDPHTEKIIDRNLRRRGCTCIIIAHRLSTIRDCDEIIVLEKGKVVERGAHENLMDLGGTYAGLVNRQ, encoded by the coding sequence ATGCCAGGCAATTGGTGGCAGCAGATCGCCTCGTCACTTTCGGGATCCTCTAAGCGGGCTCGCACCCCGACGGTCATCGGCATCGAAGCTGTCGAGTGCGGTGCGGTCTCTCTGAGCTCCATTCTTGCCTACTACGGCTGCTGGGTGCCGCTGGAAGAGCTACGGGTCGAAACGGGCGTATCCCGTGACGGAGCGAATGCGCGGAATATCCTTGTCGCCGCGCGAGTGTACGGACTGAACGCCTCGGGAGAACGCTGCACGGCGGAAGAAGTTCTCGAGAAAAAACTTCCCGCGATCGCCTTCTGGAACCGGAATCATTTTCTGGTGGTACAGGGCGAAACCCGTAAGGGAGTCCACCTGATGGACCCGGCTCGGGGACAGATCTGCGTTTCGCGCGAAGAGTTCAAGCAGCATTTTTCCGAGATCCTCCTCGTATTCGAGCCCACCGATACGCTCAAGAAGCGGCCACCCCCACCTGGAATCCTGCAGATGCTGCTCCCCCGGCTGGCCGGGTCTGGAGACGCTGTGGCGATGATCGCAATTGCGACTCTGCTGCTGGTCGTCCCTGCACTCGTCGTCCCTGCGATTCTCTCGAGTTTCATCGACGATGTCATCGGTCGCGATTTTCAATCCTGGCTCTTTCCGTTGGTCTGCGCGATTTTCAGCATCGCCATCGTGAATGCCGTGCTGGACGGACTGCGGTGCCTCTACATCGCTCGGCTGGAAATCAAGCTCTCCGTGGCCCTCTCCGCGGAGTTGGTCTGGCGTGTGCTGCGCCTTCCCCCCGCCTTCTTCTCGCAACGCTACGTGGGAGATGTCTCGGCGAGGGTTCAGGCGTGTTCGCGAGTCGCAGGACTGCTGTCCGGACCGATCGCACTGAATGCCATCCATCTCCTGACGACCGGTGTCTACGGGGTCGCAATGTTCCTGCTGGCCTGGCCGCTTGCCCTCATTTCGCTGATGTCTGCCCTCCTCAATGCACTCGCCTACAAGGCAGCCGCCGGCCAGCTTTACGACTTGAACATGAACCTGGTGACCAAGTCGGCCAAACTCCGTGGTGCCGGGATGAACGGCTTGCGGGCAATGGAAACCCTGAAAGCTAGCGGGACGGAGCAGGCCTTCTTCCGCGTGTGGGCGGGCTACCAGACGAACTCCGTCGTGGGTCGGCAGCAGCTTGGCCGGGTGTCCCTTTTGCTGGGTATTTCTTCAACCGTAATCAGTCTCTTCACCCGAGTCCTCGTTCTCGGTGTCGGTGCATGGCGCATCCTCGACGGAGAGATGAGCGCGGGCTCCCTGGTCGCGTTTCAGTTCCTGATGGGGCAATTCGAGGGACCCATTGTGAGCCTCGTCGGTTTTGGGGCGCAACTGCAGCACGCCAAGGGCGATCTCGCCCGTATCGACGATGTTCTGCGCGCCGAGATCGATCTGGCCACCAAAGTTCCCCAACGAGATGTCGACGCCCCCGCAACCAAGCTCGCCGGCAGCATCCAGCTGAAAGGGATTTCCTACCGGTTTGATTCCCTGTCTCCGAACCTCATCGAGAACCTCAATCTCGATGTGAAGCCAGGACAGCGAATCGCGCTGGTGGGCCCGTCCGGCTGCGGCAAGACTACCATCGGAAAACTGATTGCCGGCCTCTACCAACCAAGCGCGGGGGAAGTCCTTTTTGACGGAAAACCGCGCACGGAAATTGCGCGCGAAACCTTTACTTCGTCCGTCGCCGTCGTCGATCAGGACATCTTCCTCTTCTCGGGCAGTGTAAGCGAGAACATATCCCTGTGGGATCCGACCATTTCGAGTGCCGCTATCGTGGAGGCTGCTCGGGATGCTTCCGTCGACGAGATGATCAGCGCCAAGGCTGGTGGCTACAGTGCCCTGGTGAGCGAGGGCGGTAGCAATTTGAGTGGCGGACAGCGCCAGCGAATCGAAATTGCGCGAGCGCTCGTGCGCCACCCCACGATCTGTATCCTCGACGAAGCAACGGCGGCTCTGGACCCTCATACCGAGAAGATAATTGACAGGAATCTTCGCCGACGAGGTTGTACCTGCATCATCATCGCGCATCGGCTGAGTACGATTCGCGACTGCGACGAGATCATCGTTCTGGAGAAGGGAAAAGTCGTCGAGAGAGGCGCTCATGAGAACCTGATGGACCTCGGGGGCACCTACGCAGGCCTGGTGAACCGGCAATGA
- a CDS encoding NHLP bacteriocin system secretion protein, whose product MTMPLPTDADKPSPDTKNPPRNPEGLDLLFTLTGSAGRISLATFGVMVLAFAVWAFLGEISFRSSGIGIILEDQTATVDVVSAATGIVSEVYVSVGQEVVEGTPLATMRFPGRETTLAAQRKIVAELDKALLGQKRFVEESLKTRRANLDNEIEALRENIGNQKKFLSFLEQLNKTQQKELAKGYITRQQVEATVNELNQTRTSLRSLTNQISTTQIQSEQFENSQLESLRQMREQLLEQSSLLETDEVGFEVDSKINSPTAGVVTGVAVNPGTRIGPEAQIATISTRGERLGFIGYFSNADGKKLSAGMAARVAPLSVQRDIYGTIKGRVRSVSPMPETEADMMRTFGNPVLVKQLLSAGSPIRANIELFESSDSASGLDWTSRTGPPQAITAGTQAEVSATVYTARPIDLLMPILRTWIW is encoded by the coding sequence ATGACGATGCCATTACCAACGGACGCCGACAAACCAAGCCCGGATACGAAAAATCCTCCCAGAAACCCTGAGGGCCTCGATCTTCTCTTCACCCTAACAGGATCCGCAGGAAGGATTTCACTGGCAACTTTCGGTGTGATGGTGCTCGCCTTCGCAGTCTGGGCTTTTCTCGGAGAGATCTCCTTCCGCAGCAGCGGAATCGGCATCATCCTGGAGGACCAAACCGCGACGGTCGACGTGGTTTCCGCAGCAACCGGAATTGTTTCTGAGGTCTACGTCAGCGTCGGCCAGGAAGTTGTCGAAGGGACTCCCTTGGCAACGATGCGCTTTCCCGGTCGCGAGACCACCCTTGCGGCGCAGCGCAAGATCGTCGCGGAACTCGACAAGGCCTTGCTCGGTCAGAAACGGTTCGTCGAGGAAAGTCTGAAGACCCGTCGCGCCAACCTCGACAACGAGATCGAGGCGCTCCGCGAGAACATCGGGAACCAAAAAAAATTCCTTTCCTTCCTCGAGCAACTCAATAAGACCCAGCAGAAGGAATTAGCCAAGGGCTATATCACCCGGCAGCAGGTAGAGGCGACAGTCAACGAGCTCAACCAGACGAGAACAAGCCTTCGCTCGCTGACAAATCAGATCAGCACAACGCAGATCCAATCCGAGCAATTTGAAAACAGTCAGCTCGAGTCCCTCCGGCAAATGAGAGAGCAACTGCTTGAACAAAGCAGCCTCCTCGAAACTGACGAGGTAGGCTTCGAAGTCGATTCCAAGATCAACAGCCCGACGGCCGGAGTCGTTACCGGGGTGGCGGTCAACCCCGGAACCCGCATCGGGCCGGAAGCACAGATCGCCACCATTTCGACACGCGGCGAGCGACTCGGTTTCATCGGTTATTTTTCGAACGCGGATGGCAAGAAGCTTAGCGCCGGAATGGCAGCACGCGTCGCTCCCTTGTCGGTTCAGCGCGATATATACGGGACCATCAAGGGCCGTGTTCGGTCGGTTTCTCCGATGCCCGAAACAGAAGCCGATATGATGCGAACTTTCGGCAACCCGGTGCTGGTCAAACAGCTCTTGTCGGCGGGATCGCCGATTCGCGCAAATATAGAGCTCTTTGAAAGCTCCGATTCCGCAAGCGGACTGGACTGGACCTCGAGAACTGGCCCGCCCCAGGCCATAACCGCAGGAACGCAGGCTGAGGTTTCCGCGACAGTCTACACGGCCCGTCCCATCGATCTCCTGATGCCCATCCTGCGCACCTGGATCTGGTAG
- a CDS encoding YcaO-like family protein has translation MNLAYRFAGSYRSTTPESTLARFLPRAAEHGITRLAEITHLDSLGIPAWAAIRPASRTVQVANGKGWKSSHAKVSALMEAIELHHAENPPRLHRASLAELQAQGTNSLAPRELHDFSNAFFSDDYRIEWVAGEDLVTGKSAWLPASHVYFGCSPSLHRTSSNGLASGNDLTEATLHALYELVEREAVSRLFDKGALRLEGATVIDPATLPGSILPDLVGRISAANLELRLLRVSAPVAIEVVWAILLDPSAQDAMTTLNMGWGAQPDFEAASIRAITEAAQTRLAIIHGARENIIEKRAYGAGGAQDSKAFAFFRDLPTGRSWQGQEIEAAPEEARDLDRDLEELIDDLRNTGFPRIYRVDLSRPPRPIPVVKLVVPGFGLNASLFG, from the coding sequence ATGAACCTAGCCTATCGTTTCGCAGGATCCTACCGATCAACTACACCCGAAAGCACCCTCGCGCGTTTTCTTCCACGAGCCGCAGAGCATGGAATTACGCGCCTAGCCGAGATCACCCATCTCGACTCCCTGGGGATTCCTGCTTGGGCCGCAATTCGTCCAGCGTCGCGTACCGTCCAGGTTGCAAACGGGAAGGGATGGAAGAGCAGCCACGCCAAGGTCTCGGCCTTGATGGAGGCAATCGAGCTTCATCACGCCGAGAATCCGCCTCGCTTGCATAGGGCCAGCCTGGCCGAGTTGCAAGCACAGGGCACGAACTCCCTTGCTCCGCGAGAACTACACGATTTTTCCAACGCCTTCTTCAGCGACGATTATCGGATCGAATGGGTGGCCGGCGAGGACCTGGTTACCGGGAAATCTGCGTGGTTGCCGGCGAGTCACGTTTATTTTGGATGCAGTCCCAGCCTGCACCGGACAAGTTCCAATGGTCTCGCAAGTGGAAACGACCTCACCGAGGCCACGCTGCATGCCCTTTACGAGCTCGTGGAGCGGGAAGCGGTGTCGCGTCTTTTCGACAAGGGCGCCCTGCGCCTCGAGGGAGCCACGGTCATCGATCCGGCGACCTTGCCGGGTTCGATTCTCCCCGATCTGGTCGGGCGGATTTCAGCTGCAAATCTCGAGCTGCGCCTTCTTCGGGTCAGCGCCCCAGTGGCGATCGAGGTGGTCTGGGCGATTCTCCTCGACCCGTCCGCGCAGGATGCCATGACGACCCTGAACATGGGCTGGGGCGCCCAGCCCGACTTTGAAGCGGCATCGATTCGGGCCATCACCGAAGCCGCCCAGACCCGGCTCGCGATCATCCATGGAGCACGCGAGAATATCATTGAAAAACGAGCCTACGGTGCCGGAGGGGCCCAGGATTCGAAAGCCTTCGCGTTTTTCCGCGATCTCCCGACCGGACGCTCATGGCAGGGCCAGGAGATCGAAGCGGCACCCGAGGAAGCGCGGGATCTGGATCGTGACCTCGAAGAACTTATCGATGATCTCCGGAATACGGGATTTCCACGAATCTATCGCGTCGATCTCTCGCGCCCCCCGAGACCCATCCCGGTTGTGAAGTTGGTCGTACCGGGATTCGGCCTGAACGCATCGCTTTTCGGCTAG
- a CDS encoding radical SAM family RiPP maturation amino acid epimerase produces MTGQSEYSVGEIKRFLELWWAGDEMRQLLCEHHAEATDRYGCLPTRVEMAPFIDPDRRSELADENLRADFRAYSDFGKSKFQHLATVREQCRPSDTRFEAWRGRQMGRNRMVNGITVDHALPHIPFAIEICRGCSVGCWYCGCDAGPLEAIFRYGEEEAELYRGILRILRKKLGPAARFGSSYWATDPLDNPDYERFMDDFHEICGMYPQTTTARPDADIDRTRRLLRVSQAKGRFINRFSIQSLRQLDVVMRGFTADELVRVELVPQFPQGVVAKANAGRFFRHAVDKPHLIEKEVAKIRRLREEKGQPAPEEMVTAGTNSCMSGFWINLVDRFIRLVSPTSASEQWPGGWILFEEVSFRDAEELEEKVEGLIERHMPSSLPSYRNVAFTSGLDFAPTERGFTVRTPHAQFALEAPEGRAPLTGVGDLIRSGNRHPEEICFLARMQYGTFEADAQRALDECFERGLLREEPEVNFFEQEHIEGPAKKLRRVGPIASRAPA; encoded by the coding sequence TTGACAGGGCAGTCGGAATATTCTGTTGGCGAGATCAAGCGCTTCCTCGAGCTCTGGTGGGCGGGGGACGAGATGCGGCAGCTACTGTGCGAGCATCACGCCGAGGCCACCGATCGCTACGGGTGTTTGCCAACCCGGGTAGAGATGGCTCCGTTCATCGATCCGGATCGCCGATCGGAGCTCGCGGACGAGAATCTTCGCGCTGATTTCCGTGCGTATTCAGACTTCGGGAAATCGAAATTCCAGCACCTTGCAACCGTTCGCGAGCAATGTCGGCCCAGCGACACTCGTTTCGAGGCGTGGCGCGGCCGGCAAATGGGTCGCAACCGTATGGTCAATGGCATTACCGTCGACCACGCTCTTCCCCATATTCCCTTCGCCATCGAGATCTGTCGCGGCTGTTCGGTCGGCTGTTGGTATTGCGGCTGTGACGCGGGTCCGTTGGAAGCGATCTTTCGATACGGAGAGGAAGAGGCTGAGCTCTATAGAGGAATTCTCCGTATTCTTCGCAAAAAACTTGGGCCAGCGGCGAGATTCGGGAGCAGTTATTGGGCAACCGACCCGTTGGACAACCCGGATTATGAGCGATTCATGGACGACTTCCATGAGATCTGCGGAATGTACCCCCAGACGACGACCGCTCGGCCGGATGCGGATATCGACCGCACGCGTCGATTGTTGCGTGTATCGCAAGCCAAGGGTCGCTTCATCAATCGCTTCTCGATCCAGAGTTTGCGACAGCTTGATGTCGTGATGCGAGGCTTTACCGCCGACGAATTGGTCCGAGTAGAACTGGTCCCGCAATTCCCCCAGGGCGTCGTGGCAAAAGCGAATGCCGGTCGATTCTTTCGGCATGCAGTCGACAAACCGCATCTCATCGAGAAGGAGGTCGCAAAGATTCGACGCCTTCGTGAGGAGAAGGGGCAGCCGGCTCCGGAGGAGATGGTCACGGCAGGGACCAATAGCTGCATGAGCGGCTTCTGGATCAACCTGGTGGATCGCTTTATTCGTCTTGTCAGCCCAACTTCGGCATCCGAGCAATGGCCTGGCGGCTGGATTCTCTTCGAGGAGGTTTCGTTTCGCGATGCCGAGGAACTCGAGGAAAAGGTCGAGGGACTGATCGAGAGGCATATGCCGTCGTCACTGCCTTCGTATCGCAACGTGGCTTTCACATCCGGCCTCGACTTTGCGCCGACCGAGCGCGGTTTTACGGTACGGACTCCGCATGCCCAATTCGCGTTGGAAGCACCTGAAGGGCGGGCCCCGTTGACGGGCGTTGGCGACCTCATCCGTTCGGGAAACCGGCACCCTGAGGAGATCTGCTTTCTCGCCAGGATGCAGTACGGCACCTTCGAAGCCGATGCACAGCGGGCCCTGGACGAATGTTTCGAGCGCGGACTTCTTCGTGAAGAGCCGGAAGTGAACTTTTTCGAGCAGGAGCATATCGAGGGTCCGGCAAAGAAGCTCCGGAGAGTCGGACCGATCGCCTCTCGCGCTCCTGCATGA
- a CDS encoding DUF4135 domain-containing protein, producing the protein MPRWWRLLGEVTARSSLFVARVARQSAAMSARLGGADSASPLTISLEPWKSDPHDGNRTVVRVAFDARGLWYYKPRALDMETVMDELMGRAREIFPELFPEVLPALHVAGQEGWMQAVGPCRDLPERLHADYFQHAGALLALVRSVGGMDFYRDNLVSDADGWLVPVDSECLFSDETLDGGGPAGILESGILPISSRRLGPRVAGITTGFLDVPDARLREILHRGAPFVEAGFRRCRLALARHVSAWLEEKDLRLRWSSLRRRRLRVGTLGYYTAIERALSPANLVDDSSWRGSLRRHLEEVSPGPRENPAEMEFDVEDLSQLDIPHWTEALAEGGGAVFERLSKRLGCVDERWVDEECRILVASLTGKIAERS; encoded by the coding sequence ATGCCTCGATGGTGGCGGCTCTTAGGGGAAGTCACGGCGCGTTCGAGTCTTTTTGTTGCCCGAGTGGCGAGGCAAAGCGCGGCGATGAGTGCGCGGCTTGGCGGGGCGGACTCGGCGTCGCCTCTGACGATTTCTCTTGAACCCTGGAAATCCGATCCCCACGATGGCAACCGCACCGTCGTCCGTGTCGCCTTCGACGCTAGAGGTCTCTGGTACTACAAGCCTCGTGCCCTCGACATGGAAACCGTGATGGATGAGTTGATGGGACGGGCTCGAGAAATCTTTCCCGAGCTTTTCCCAGAAGTACTGCCTGCTCTCCATGTGGCCGGTCAGGAAGGTTGGATGCAGGCCGTCGGACCATGCCGCGATCTCCCCGAGCGGCTTCATGCGGATTATTTTCAACACGCAGGAGCGCTATTGGCCCTGGTGCGATCGGTCGGTGGTATGGATTTCTACCGGGACAATCTGGTGTCGGATGCCGATGGGTGGTTGGTCCCGGTCGATTCCGAATGCCTTTTTTCCGACGAGACTCTGGACGGAGGGGGGCCCGCAGGAATTCTTGAGAGCGGAATCCTGCCCATTTCTTCGCGCCGTCTGGGTCCACGGGTCGCGGGAATCACGACCGGCTTTCTCGATGTCCCAGATGCGCGTCTGCGGGAAATCCTGCACCGAGGCGCCCCCTTCGTGGAGGCAGGTTTTCGTCGATGTCGTCTCGCCCTTGCGCGCCATGTCTCTGCCTGGCTGGAGGAGAAGGATCTGCGTCTCCGGTGGTCTTCCCTGAGACGACGGCGTCTGCGGGTCGGAACCCTGGGGTATTACACGGCCATTGAAAGGGCACTTTCGCCCGCCAATCTTGTCGACGATTCCTCCTGGCGTGGATCGCTTCGCCGACATCTCGAGGAAGTTAGCCCGGGGCCCCGCGAGAACCCCGCGGAAATGGAATTCGATGTTGAGGATCTCTCGCAGTTGGATATCCCTCACTGGACCGAAGCCCTCGCAGAAGGAGGGGGCGCGGTTTTCGAGAGACTTTCGAAGAGACTCGGCTGCGTCGACGAGCGGTGGGTCGACGAGGAGTGTCGGATTCTCGTCGCGAGCCTGACCGGCAAGATTGCGGAGCGATCATGA
- a CDS encoding class I SAM-dependent methyltransferase, giving the protein MTTRFPYEAMHFTASSHQKLLQYAMSHKGLVFGTEFTGTWLYSLLRMQGCRRVIELGTGFGVSALWCALAMRENPGDGHVWTYDGGEPDPDFLQLAEELGLQNHLTFEQALLYPERRDSKLPVPTDEPLDLVWSDIAMGRNISLDRTLGARNVVEFYLPYLSDRGWILVDNGPPIEEILPPEILSDHGRRRFSCFRILKSASAQNATSVLHIEPHPAPDDISPWVRLDEN; this is encoded by the coding sequence ATGACCACGCGATTTCCCTACGAGGCGATGCACTTCACGGCTTCCTCGCACCAGAAACTGCTCCAGTACGCGATGAGCCACAAGGGGCTTGTTTTCGGTACCGAATTTACAGGAACCTGGCTGTACTCCCTCCTTCGCATGCAGGGGTGTCGCAGGGTGATCGAACTCGGTACCGGATTCGGAGTTTCTGCCCTCTGGTGTGCACTGGCGATGAGGGAAAATCCGGGAGACGGCCACGTCTGGACCTATGATGGGGGCGAACCCGACCCCGACTTTCTGCAACTCGCGGAGGAGCTAGGTCTACAAAACCACCTCACCTTTGAGCAGGCACTTCTTTACCCGGAACGTCGCGACAGCAAGCTCCCGGTGCCCACGGATGAGCCCCTCGACCTGGTCTGGAGCGATATCGCCATGGGGAGAAATATTTCGCTTGATCGCACCCTTGGTGCGCGAAACGTGGTCGAGTTCTACCTGCCCTACCTTTCAGACCGTGGTTGGATCCTCGTCGACAATGGTCCTCCGATCGAGGAGATCCTCCCGCCCGAGATTCTTTCGGATCATGGGAGACGGCGGTTCTCCTGCTTTCGGATCCTGAAATCGGCCTCGGCGCAGAACGCAACCTCGGTTCTGCACATCGAACCTCACCCGGCTCCCGACGACATCAGCCCCTGGGTAAGACTGGACGAGAATTAG
- a CDS encoding phosphotransferase: MKVFSGAAVSHFAASYWDVPPYCECQFVRRGFNDHYRLGAGKQVWYARFYLPGKWWIRGHDDCLAELEILHDLSKRGLPVGAPIRTREERWAVTLPGEETLVALFPAVAGAPLEANAVGEWIQEIGRNLGKLHLAMTALGNRHPRMVLETRDLVDDPMDFLASAIRRRRGIEIDFFRGVIEELKDSLKNLARTQERFGLCHGDANLRNVLCSRERGAYMIDFDHAFVGWRGLDIANFLLNLATEHHRNFLDAYESVRPMDAEERSLLPVFADLMVIRGARDVQSMFPVWGLDPDGEVFDLRIDFILDWMQKRLQGISLLPPLAEPT, translated from the coding sequence ATGAAGGTTTTTTCGGGAGCGGCAGTCTCTCATTTCGCTGCTAGCTATTGGGATGTCCCGCCGTACTGCGAGTGCCAGTTCGTTCGCCGCGGGTTCAATGACCACTACCGCCTCGGCGCCGGTAAGCAGGTCTGGTATGCGAGGTTCTATCTCCCTGGCAAGTGGTGGATTCGAGGCCATGACGACTGCCTGGCCGAGCTCGAGATTCTTCATGACCTGAGCAAGCGCGGGCTTCCTGTCGGCGCACCGATCCGCACCAGGGAAGAGCGATGGGCCGTTACGCTCCCGGGTGAGGAAACCCTCGTCGCTCTCTTCCCCGCCGTCGCCGGGGCACCGCTGGAGGCCAATGCGGTCGGCGAATGGATACAGGAGATTGGTCGCAATCTCGGCAAACTCCACCTGGCCATGACCGCGCTGGGAAATCGCCACCCGCGAATGGTTCTCGAGACCCGGGATCTTGTTGATGACCCCATGGACTTTCTCGCCAGCGCCATCCGGCGCCGGCGGGGAATCGAGATCGACTTTTTCCGGGGAGTGATCGAGGAACTCAAGGATTCCCTCAAAAACCTAGCCCGTACCCAGGAGCGCTTCGGTCTCTGTCACGGCGACGCCAACCTGCGCAATGTTCTCTGCTCCCGCGAAAGAGGTGCGTACATGATCGACTTCGATCACGCCTTCGTGGGCTGGAGAGGCCTCGATATCGCAAACTTCCTGCTCAACTTGGCAACGGAACACCACCGGAATTTTCTCGATGCCTACGAGTCCGTGCGACCGATGGACGCCGAGGAGCGATCTCTGCTCCCGGTTTTTGCTGACCTCATGGTGATTCGAGGGGCACGGGACGTGCAGAGCATGTTCCCGGTCTGGGGTCTTGATCCGGATGGCGAAGTATTCGACCTTCGTATCGACTTCATTCTCGACTGGATGCAAAAACGCCTTCAGGGAATCTCGCTTCTCCCTCCCCTAGCGGAGCCGACATGA